CTTCTCTGCCACCATGCACGAGGGGGAGTTCGGTGCAGCCCTTGCCTCCCGGGAGATCCAGCACATAACCGAGATCCCTGAGGAAACAGTGTTTACCCTCTCTACCGTGAGTGGCGATATCCGACCAAAGGATATCCTCACCATCCCCATCCTCTCCGAAACAGAAGTCGTTGCCATCATCTCCCTTGCAAACGTCCGGGCCTATCCGGCAGAGACAATCGGCCTCATCGATGACACACAGGGCCTCATAACCGCCCGGTTAATCGGGTTGCTGGCGTTCCAAAAAATTCAGGAATTCTCAGAAACCCTCGAAGAGCAGAACCGGGAACTCAACGAGACGTCACGGGAGCTCGCATTCCAGGCAGACGAACTGCGTGAGCATAACATCGAGCTTGACATGCAGAAGAAGCAGCTGGATGAAGCAAACCGGGCAAAGACAGTCTTCCTCTCGAACATGAGCCACGAGCTCCGGACCCCGCTCAACTCAGTGATCGCACTCTCAGGGGTCCTGAACCGCCGGCTCCGGGGCACCATCCCCGAAGAGGAGTACAGTTACATCGATGTGATCCTACGCAACGGCAGGCACCTCCTGGCGCTGATCAACGACATTCTGGACATCGCCCGAATCGAATCCGGCCGGGAGGACATCAGCCTCAGGACATTTCCGGTGCCGGAGCTTGTCAGCACGGTTGTGGAACGGATCGGGCCACAGGCAGTGGAGAAGGGGATCACGCTGCAGAAACAGGTAAGTCCGGATCTTCCCTCCATGACCAGTGACTTTGGCAAGTGCCAGCATATCCTTGAAAACCTGGTAGCAAATGCCGTCAAGTTCACCGAAGAGGGTGAAGTGACGGTCTCAGCCACCGTCACAGACGACGAGGTGCACATCGCGGTCACCGACACCGGCATCGGGATTCCGGAAGACCGGATAGACATCATCTTCGACGAGTTCCGGCAGGCCGATGAGAGGGTTGCACGCCAGTATGGCGGGAGCGGTCTCGGCCTTTCGATTGCCAATAAATACGCCATCCTCCTCTCCGGCAGCATCGCAATTGAGAGTATGCCCGGGAAGGGATCTACGTTTACCCTCACCCTCCCGCTCACCATCACCCTGCCCATGGCCGGGACACAGGAGGCTACCACCGATTGGAGGGTCGGCGAGCAGGGAGATCCCGCACACCCATCCCCGGCACACTCCGGTGTGGGAAAGACCATCCTCATCGTGGAAGACAGCGAACCGGCCATCATCCAGATAAAGGACCTGCTGGAAGAAGAGGGGTACCACATCAGGGTGGCACGGAACGGGAAGGAGGCCCTGGAAGAGATCAATCGTGAGTTGCCGGACGCGATGATCCTCGACCTGATGATGCCCGAGGTGGACGGCTTTACTGTCCTGAGGATGATCCGGAGCGGCGAACAGATCACCCGCATCCCGGTGCTCATCCTGACAGCGAAACACATCACGAAAGAAGAACTCTCGTTTTTGGAGGGGAACGGCATCCACCAGCTCATCCAGAAGGGGGATATCGACCGTAAGAGTCTCCTTGCGGCGGTGGAGAGGATGGTTTCAGAACCGGTGGAACAGGTGAGTCCGAAGCCCGTACAATCCCCCCGGCACGAGGTGCGGGACCGGCCGGTCATCCTCATTGTGGAGGACAACGCCGACAACATGATGACGGCACAGGCCCTGCTCCGTGAACATTACACCCCCATCGGGGCTGCGGACGGCCAGTCCGGCATCGATATGGTACGAAAAGAGATGCCGGACCTGGTCCTGCTCGATATATCACTTCCGGGCAAAGACGGATTCGAGGTCTGCAGGATACTGAAGCAGGACGAGGAACTCCGGCACATCCCGGTCATCGCCCTGACCGCCCGGGCGATGAAAGGTGACCGGGCGGACATCCTCTCCCGCGGCTTCGATGGCTACCTCTCCAAACCAGTGGACGCAGAACTTTTGGAACAGACGATCAGGAGGACTCTCTATGGAGTATAACGACCCGACTATCGTCGCCATTGATGATATCAGCGACAACCTTGTGGTATTGAAAGCCTTTGTACTCGATGCCTTTCCTCGTGCCCGTGTTTTTACTGCGCAGAATGGAGAGAAAGGCATCGAGCTGGCCCGTGAACACAACCCCGACCTCATCCTCCTCGACATCGTCATGCCGGGCATGGACGGCTTTGAGGTCTGCAGGATACTGAAGCAGGATGAGGAACTCCGGCACATCCCGGTGGTCTTCCTCACCGCACTCCGGGGTGACCGGAAGAGCCGCATACGTGCACTGGATTTGGGAGGGGAGGCCTTCATCTCCAAACCCTTTGATGATGCGGAATTCATCGCCCAGATCCGGGCCATGGTGAAGATCAAGGCGGCGAACGAACGGGAACAGGACGAGAAGAAGTACCTTGCCAGAATCGTTGATATGCGGACCGTCGAGCTCAAAGAGGAACTGGCAGAACGCAGAAGAATCGAGCAGAAACTGCTGGACCATCAGGCCGAACTGGAACTGCAAAACAAAGAACTCATCAACGCAAGGCAGACAACAGACAAACTCCGCCAGGAGTATCAGACACTCTTTGATGTAGCACCGGTCGGATATCTGGCACTCGGCCCAAACAGTATGATTCTTCGGTGCAACCACCGTGCCGCCGAACTCTTTGGCACCACCAAAGAACACCTGACCGGAAGGCATCTTGCTATGTTTCTGGACCAGGCAACTCTTCCTGCCTTCAACACGTTTATTGAGGATTGCTGCAACAAAGAAACGAACCGGCTCTGTGAATTTATCTCTCGTTCAGGCCATACATTGCTCACAGATCCAGGGCATCTGCACTTTTTCGGCCAGGGTATTCAATCAGAACATGATTCCCATCATTGTATTGTGGCCATCAGTGATGTAACAGAACTACACCAGTCCCAGGATGCACTCCGGGAGGTCAACAGAAAACTCCACCTCCTCTCGAACATAACCAGGCACGATATTTTAAACCAGGTCATGGTACTTGCCGCAAGTCTGGAGCTCATCCGGATTAAAAAAGAGGATAATTCACCGATCGATGAGGATCTTGCCAGGTGTGAATCAGCAAGGGAAGCAATTGCTCATCTTATTACGTTTACCCGTAGCTATGAGAATCTTGGTGTGAAAAAACCCGTGTGGCAGTCTGCCAGGACTGTTGTTGAAAGAGTTCAGAAAACGACGACAATTCCGGTCACCGTTGACCATTCACTGGATCCCATCGAAGTGTATGCCGACACGATGCTGGAGAGCGTGTTCTCCAACCTGTTTCAAAACGCCGAACAACATGGGGGCCACATCAGCGGAATTACCCTCTCATTTCACCAAAAAGGCCGGAAAGGCATTCTTGTGGTTGAGGACGACGGCATTGGCATTCCGGATGACATGAAAGAACAGATCTTCGAACGGGGCGTGGGGGAAGGAACCGGACTGGGACTCTTCTTCTGCTCGGAAATTCTGGAGATTACGGGCATAAGCGCCTGTGAGACTGGAATACCGGGGAAAGGAGCTCGTTTTGAACTGCACATTCCTGTAGGGGTATGGAGGAACCCAAATCAAGTACCCTGATCTGTGCAGCCAGAGTGCCGAAATGGGTAATGGAGATACGTATCCGGTCAGGCGAAAGAAAAATCTCCATCATTCATCACCCATATCAATGGCCACACTGGTCACCCTCTCCACAGGAGCACATAAGCATTTTTCTCTCAGGTTCTGCCCCTCCCGTCTGCCTTTCCCAGCTAATATTCTCCTGCAGACTCGCCCTCCTCTTCTTCAACAGAAACCAGCACCAGATTCTTCAAAAACCTCTCCGCCCAGTGGCCTTCTTCTGCCGAATCCGCTCCAGCTCCTCAAGGAGTTTGTATTCGATATGCCGGAAAAACACCGTATCATCGCATAATTATGCTTCACAGCCCTTTCCCTGAAAACGAATAATTGCAGGGATATTGTCCCGGACTGCCTTTTTGTATTCTTTCTGTGTAGTGATGGTGCATACCCCAAACCAATTTTATTGCTTCTTTTGCCTGCCGCACGCCACATAATATCCCGCAAGCAGCACAATTCCCGCAATCACCGCAAGGGCTACCGGGTTCATCAGAGCGTCTTTCACCGGATCGCCGGATATCCCGTCCACCTGTAGCACAATCTGGTCAGAGAGAATAAGGGTATCCGTTTCGTCCCGGAATTTGATCTCACTGTTCAGGCCGTAGGGCACATCAAGTGAGCCGGATGCAAGCATAATCGTGAAGTTAGCCGGTTTCGTCTCATTCGGCGCCATATCACCCAGAATAGCCGTATCCACCGACGCACTCAGCGGTTCGGCCGGCACAATCCGGGCCCGTGCATCATACGCCGGTGCATCCCCGGTATTTTTGAATGTCACCCGGATGGTCTCTGACTCGCCGGGCACAATTTCAACCGGACCGGAGACAATCGCAAAGGATGCCCCGGTTCCCACCGGTATGCCAATTCTCTCAGATACCGATTTCTGTGCCTCACCCACTTCATCCGTGTAGACAATCATCACTTCCTCCGGGTAGGTGCCTGCACTGACTGCCTCATTCACGGATGCGGTAAACGTCACCGTCCGCACCGCACCGGGAGGGAAGTCACCGATGTACACTCCGCCGTCCACCAGATGGAATACACCGGAAACGGCGGAAAGTTCCGCCGCAGACAACATGCCCTCCCCGTATCCCACATTCTTCAGGGAGACCGTGATCGTTCCCGTCTGTCCGGCGTTCAGATTGTCCGTATCAATGGAGAGAATCTCCGGCTTCACCATCCCTTTCACACGCACCGGAACCTCCAGAGAGACCGTCCTCTTCTCATAGGTATACTCCCACTGCCCGGAGGGGAGCATGTGCTGGGCCGCCGCATAGTGATAATCGGCAGTGACATTGATCATATAGGACCCTGCAGGAGCATTCTCATCCACATGGGCAAATACCGTACACGGTCGGCTCACACCGGCAGGGATATCACCGATAAGATACGGTTCCGAGTGCACAGCAAGAGGTGCACCTGCGACATCAAGCCCTGCAACAGTACCCAGTGCTGTCGTCGGATTGATGGAGAAGGGCGTGTATTCCCATTCCCGTAAGGCAGCAGTGTCCACCCCCTGATTTTCAACAACAACGTCGAGCCGGATATCAGTCCCCGGATAGAACTCATTCGTCCCAGAGAGCGTCGCATACAGAGACGGCTCACTCCGGATAAACTCCTCACCGGCACCGCACACCGGGCCAATATATGCACAGATGAGAAGAACAGCAAGAATACCATACAGGAAAACCCGTCCGGCCCCCCGATACTTCCTGACTGCGACAGAACAGGGCAGCATACCCCCACACCTCACGAGTCCTGCCTTCCGCTGTGCTGTTTCCTGCGGAGAAGATACCATCCGCCACCTGCAACCACCAGCACGCCGATGATCGCGATGATGTACATCCCGGTGTTGTCCGCCGGTTGCACATCCACGATGACCTTCACCGTATCAGAAACATAATTGTTGTTGAGGGAATCGGTGTACCGAATCTCTGAATCCAGTGAATATTTTTTGATGGTCGCCGCCTTGTCCACCTGGATGCGGTAGACAGCCTCAGCCGACTCTCCGGGTTTCATGTCACCAAGATATACATTGGAATCTGTACTGGAGAAGGGGTCTACGACGCTGATTCTGCCCTGTGCCTGGTACGCAGTCGCCGCACCCGTATTCTTATAGGTCACATGGATCAGGTTCTCGTCGCCCGCTTCAGCCGCGGCAGGCTCACTCACCACATCAAAGGTGATCTTCCCAAGGAAATCCACCCCGATTAGAACAGGACTCGTCATGGCATCCATTCCCTCATAGTCCTTGTACACCCCAAAGACCGTTAGTGGATACTGCTGTGTCGCATCCGCGTCCTGCGATACCGATACCTTCACCCGCGGTGTAATAGTCTCCCCGGCGGCGAAATCACCGATATAGATATTGCCCTCAACCGGGGTGAGCGGCCCGTATCCGCCCGGTTCAATATACAGGGCAAAATGGGAGGCGTTATCTGTCCCTGTGTTTGTAACAGACATCGTGACATACCCTTCTCCCCCGGCATTCACGTCAGAAGACTGCACGTCAGTCACCGCAAGGATAACAGACGGAGTGACAACAACCGTCACCGGGATCTCTTCAGTGACTGTTTTAAAGTGGTAGGTGATGGCATCCAGTCCCGACTGGTCGTATGACTGCATATATTCATACTCCACGCGGGCCGTCATCGCATAAGTGCCGGCAGGGGCGTTATCCGGGACGTGGATATCGAAGGATGCCTCCTCTACAATCCCTGACGGAAGGAGACCGATCACCTGGGTATCAGACTTCACTGTGACAGGACTGTTCCCCGGCAGGAGGGTCACCTTTACCGAACGTGCCGTCGTGGGCAGATAGTCAGGAGTCACATACCGCAACTGCACCAGTTTCATATCAATGAGCCCCCGGTTTTCAACAAGAAGGGGCAGTACTGCATCCGAATCGGGGCTGAACTGATTGCTCCCGGATACAGAAACAGAGATGACAGGACCTTCGGTGAAAATTTTCTCTCCCGCAAGTCCGGGCGATACTGCCAGTGCCAGGAGAAGAAGACCGGCAGTCACAGTGAGATATATTGCTTTCATAGATACACCAGCATTTACCGAAACACCTTTTGTCAGAACAAAACCATCGGTTCCGGTACTAACACTATTATACGTTCTCTTTAAACATCTTTACATAATAGAACCCTGATTCTGAGAATTATTTAAGGATAAATAGGAATCATACAGTTAAATCATAATTTGATAACAAACCGGACAGATTTCAGCCTGATACGGAAGATCAGGGAGAATCCGACGGAACCACACACAGGACGGTGCACACCATCACAAAGAGCATTCCTTCATTATACAGCAGTCTTGCAGGGGCCATCTACCGCCATCACCGAATTGTTCTTGCAGGTATGCTCATCCTCTTTTTTGCAGGAATAATTGCTGCAACCGGCATCCAGTTTCAGTCATCTTCTGACCAGTACCTGGACAAATCAACGCCGAAGGGGATACTCTACGACCAGTACAACGAGCAGTTCGTCTCTGACACATACATTCTCCTCATCCAGACAGCAGATCCTGCGGACTATTCCCTGTTGCAGGATCTGCTGATACTGGAAGAAGAGATTAAACGCCTTGAATACGTAACGGACACAAATTCTCTCGCCGATGTCCTGATAACAGCGAATGGCGGCGTGATGCCACAGAACCCACAAACGAACAAAGATGTCATCGCACTCCTTCCTGCTGAACTGCGCGACACCTTCATCCCGGACAGTCAGACAGGACTTTTATACGTCTCAATCAAACAGGGCATATCAACCGATGTCTCACAGGCAATCCTCCCCAATCTTGAAACACTCACTACAGAAGCGGATCTGCCACCGGGAACCACCATTGATGTGACCGGTGCGACACCCTACAATGTCGAACTGCAAAACGACATGGTCATGTCAGGAGTGGTCCTTATCGTGGGTGCACTCGTCTTGATGATGATCGTCTTGTTCGTCCTCTTCTCCAATATGCGGCACTGGTATCTTCCGCTCATTCTCCTCACATTCGGGCTCGTTTACACTTTTGCCATGCTGAGCCTTCTGGGTGTGAAGATCAATAACGGGGCAATTGCGTCATTCCCCATTCTTCTCGGTCTTGGCATTGACTATGCCGTTCAGTTTCATGCACGCTTTGATGAGGAACGGCGGGAAGGAGTGCCAATGGAGCGTGCCACAAAAGACACGCTGAAGAATACCGGGCCTGCGGTATTGCTTGCGATGCTTGCAACCTCTATGGGATTCATCGCGATGTTCATCTCGCCGGTGCCCATGATCAGGACGTTTGCCGTCGTCTCCATCATCGGGGTCGTCTGCTGTTACCTGACCTCCCTCTTCGGATTTCCCGCCCTTGCCGCCCTCTTCGGCTATATCCCAAAAACCGGGAAACCGACAACAATGATGCGGGTGATGACCCGCTATACTCATCTCCTTGAAGGTGTGGTTGCACGGGTTTCCAGTTCAGCCATCCCGATCCTCATCGTGGCCGTGGTCATTGCCTTTGCAGGCATCTCACTGGACCCTTCCATCCCCATTGACACCGACACAAAGTCCATGGCGCCTGCGGACCTTCCCGCCCAGATTGCTCTTGACAAGGTGCAGGATGTACGGGGATCTGTGACGCCATTCCCACTCTACATCCGCGGCGATGACCTCAAAAGCCTTGAAGCCATCCGGTGGATTGACGCATTCAGCACCAAGGCTGTTTCAGACCACGCTGAACTAACCAAAGCAGACAGTATCGCATCACTCGTCCGCAAACAAAATGGCGGTGTGATGCCGGACAATCAGGGCACCCTAAACGCAGTCCTCGCATCCATTCCTGATTCCAAAAAAGACCCCTATCTGGAGGGAGACTCTGAAGCAGCCATCTCCTTTACCACGCTCATCCTCACCATCGATGAACAGAACGAACTCAAAAAGCAGGTCATGGCAGACGTCGTCTGGTCAGAACCCCCGCCCCACATCGAGGTATACCCAACTGGCGACTTTGACCTCTACACAAACCTCATGGACATGATCGCATCCAGCAAAGAGGCGATGACCAACCTCGGGTTTGTCCTCATATTCCTCTTTCTGATTCTCGCCTACCGGAAAATCTATGCCATAACACCTGTCGTCCCCATCATCTGCATTGTCGGCTGGAATGCGGTTGCAATGATCCTTATAAACCTCCATTACAACCCGATCAGTGCCTGTCTCGGCTCGATGACTATCGGGGTGGCGGCAGAGTATACGATTCTTGTGATGGAGCGGTTCACCGAGGAAAAGGAGCAGGCCGGTGACCCTGCAGATGCCATCCGCACATCTGTCGAGAAGATCGGGTCTGCCGTGACGGTTTCAGGCCTCGTCACTGCAGGAGGATTTTCCGCACTCATGCTCTCGGTCTTCCCGATTGTCTCCAGTTTCGGTCTCTCAACCGTGATTGCAGTATTGTTCTCCCTCGTCGGTGCCATCGTGATCATGCCTGCGGTACTCACCGTGATGGTCACGACAGAAAAATGGCTCAGAAAACAGAGAGAAATTGGTCTGCCCGACAACTCTTCCGGCGACCACTAATTCCCGGATTATTTTTCAGGATAGCTTAATACCCACAGGAAGGTATCCAGCCCGTGCATCAGACGCCCAGTCGCATCTGCGAGCCGTTCTTTTCCGTATCAGGGAGAGAAGATGTGCCATTTTGCATCCTGGAAGGTTCAGGATAGCGGAACACCGGTCCTTTCACTTTCGGTCCGAACCGCCCTTCCCCCGGTACCGTATCTTCAATATCGGATGCCACCTCATGGAGGAGGGCACTGGTATTGTCTGCCATATGAACCGTCCATGCCTCAACCGTCTGGGGTTTCGGGTCCCCGTGTTCACCATGATGGGTCTGAACAATGTGGAGCAGGTGGCTCAAATCCTGTCCGCCCACCCCAACATCCTGTGCGGCCTGCTCAACAATGGAGATTCCCGGGCTGATATGACCCCGGAGGAAATATATCGGCAGTTGGGAATACGAGAATCCCTGCTCTGCAAAACAGACCGCCTTTCCCACGTCATGCATGAGCGCTCCGGCGACAGCGACATCACGGTCAGCAGTGATCCCTTCCGTTCCGGTAAGGATGGACTCCGTATATCGGACGACTTCCAGTGTGTGCTCGGCAAGTCCGCCACGATAGGCATGATGTTTACCCCGTGCGGCAGGGACGAAAAAGAAGGAGTCATAGGTCGCAAAGACCCGCTCCACGATGTCACGCAGCCCCTGACGGCCGATGCCCGCCGCCATACGGAGGATGTCTTCACGGTTTTTCGTGCAATTGGCAGGAGAAAAGACAAAGTCACCGGGTTCAAGCAGGAAATGATCCACGGGCCCATGGGCGATATGGTCGATCCCATCGTTTATGCTCATCTGCAGTTCACCGTTGTAGACCGAAGCCTGCCCATCGATCCGGTAGACCATCCCGTCACAGATGGCGTCATAGGCTATCTGCACCCGTTCGTTCTGCCCATTGACCCCCCAGATCTTGCATGCCATCTCACCTGTCGCATCACTGATGGTGCAGGTGATATACTGCCCGCGTTTGCCCTCCCGGATATCTGCATTACTGATGACAAAGAGATCATCAACCGAATCCCGGTCCGCAACCGACTGAATGGTAAATTTCTTTTCCATAATCCCGTCTCTCCTTCTAACTGGTTGTATTGATTTTATTTCGGGGTTGTTTTTGTCACAGATTGTTCATTCTGAGATATTTCTGCAACAGATACGGGTCTGCCCAGCCGTACCTGCACCAGCCCTTTCAGCATGGCAACGCCAGTCGTACTACTGACACGTGAATCGGGCTGGTCCTTCCAGCGGATAGGCACTTCCCGCACCTCATATCCCTGCTTTTTCATCTGCCACAGGAGTTCAACATCAAACTCAAATCCCCGGGACAGAACCGATGGCAACACTGTTTGCACCACTTTTGTCCGGAAGACCTTCGCACCGCACTGGGTGTCCCGGTAGGGCAGGCCAAAGACAATGCGGACAAATATATTGAAGAGCCTGCTCTGCACCTGCCGTCCCATACTCTGCCGTACCGGCACACAGGCTCCTTCAATCCACCGTGACCCGATGGCCCCGTCGGTGTCTGCCAGAGTGGCAAAGAGCCGTTGCATCTCCGGGACGGTCGTCGACCCGTCAGCATCCATGAACCCGACATACAGGGTCTCTGCCTCTATCAGTCCGGCTGCAACACCACCCCCCTTACCCAGACGCTCAGGATATTCTCTGCAGTCCATCCGGCAGGAAGGGTGCTTCTGTGCAAAGGCGCGGACAACGCCTGCAGTATCATCATCACCATCACAAACGACAATGACAGGCCCCCGGTATGCTGCAAACCCTTTGAGCAGACCCCCAATCCGGTTCGCTTCGTTATAGGCCGGAATGATGATGGTGCACTCCTCTTCACTAACCGTCATACGGGTCAGATGCAGGAAAGTGCGCTGATGATCTCTTCTGCAAATGCTCCGGCAGCCTGCGGACCGTTTGCGGTAATAATAGTGTCATCTGTTACGACCGGAATGTCAGTCATGATGACGCCCTTATCAGCAAATGCTTTCTCTGAAAGACGGGTCTTAAAGACCGTGGCCTGCCGCCCTTCGAGGATACCTGCATAGGCAAGGACCACCGGCGCGAGGCAGATCGCGGCAACCACTTTTCCGTCGTCATACATTGTTTTGACAAGGACACGCAGGTCTGCATCTGTCCAGAGATACTCGGCAGCACCGGCACCTCCGACGATGACAATCCCATCATACAGAGACGCATCGCTATCCTGTATTGACTGCGTCACCTCAACCGTCTCTCCCAGCATACCCATACAGGACCCCGGAACATCGGTGGCTACATCGTAGGCGATCCCTGCTTCGGTAAAGGTCTGTGCAGGAATCAGATATTCCTCATCCCTGAACTTTTCGTGTGCAATGACCATGAGCAGTTTCATACCATTTAGGTCGTCACCAAAGGTTCATTAATTATGCGCAGCAGGTAACGGTAAAAAGCCGAATGCATAAAGGGAAAGACCACACACGTACCCATGTATGAGTTATCTCGAAGAGATCTCCATGAAAGGCCGGGACGCAAACCCCTTCTTCCGGATGATGGGAATTGATATTGTATCATACGGCGAGGGGCAGGCAATCCTCACTATGGACGTTCGGCCCGATATGATGAACGGCGATGGATGGCTGCAGGGTGGAATCTATACTGCTCTTGCAGACGAGGCGATGGCGCTTGCCCTCTTCACCATGCTGACAGAGAGAGAAATTACCGCAACCATCAGTGAATCAACCTCCTTTTACCGGGGAGTCCGTGACGGCACCATTCTGGCGGAGGGCACTGTTATCCGGAAGGGCAGAAAAGTCGCCTTCACCAAAGGAGTGGTCAGGCAACCGGGAGAGGATGGAACAATACTGGCAGAATCCTCCGCATCCTTTGCTGTGATAGAACAGCAATAATACCACAATATTTTCTCCAATTCCATTATGGTACCGATCCCAATACGTCCCTTTCCCATATCTATGCACAGAGAGAGCAAAACGGGGGTACACCTGGTAGCCCAGATACCCATGTTTCCGGAAAAAATCCCCCTCTGAAAAAGGAATTCACGCAATTATCTTTATCCTGTCAAAACTTGTATCTACCAGTGTAGTGATGGAAGTGTTAAC
Above is a window of Methanogenium organophilum DNA encoding:
- a CDS encoding COG1361 S-layer family protein, which codes for MVSSPQETAQRKAGLVRCGGMLPCSVAVRKYRGAGRVFLYGILAVLLICAYIGPVCGAGEEFIRSEPSLYATLSGTNEFYPGTDIRLDVVVENQGVDTAALREWEYTPFSINPTTALGTVAGLDVAGAPLAVHSEPYLIGDIPAGVSRPCTVFAHVDENAPAGSYMINVTADYHYAAAQHMLPSGQWEYTYEKRTVSLEVPVRVKGMVKPEILSIDTDNLNAGQTGTITVSLKNVGYGEGMLSAAELSAVSGVFHLVDGGVYIGDFPPGAVRTVTFTASVNEAVSAGTYPEEVMIVYTDEVGEAQKSVSERIGIPVGTGASFAIVSGPVEIVPGESETIRVTFKNTGDAPAYDARARIVPAEPLSASVDTAILGDMAPNETKPANFTIMLASGSLDVPYGLNSEIKFRDETDTLILSDQIVLQVDGISGDPVKDALMNPVALAVIAGIVLLAGYYVACGRQKKQ
- a CDS encoding COG1361 S-layer family protein, with translation MKAIYLTVTAGLLLLALAVSPGLAGEKIFTEGPVISVSVSGSNQFSPDSDAVLPLLVENRGLIDMKLVQLRYVTPDYLPTTARSVKVTLLPGNSPVTVKSDTQVIGLLPSGIVEEASFDIHVPDNAPAGTYAMTARVEYEYMQSYDQSGLDAITYHFKTVTEEIPVTVVVTPSVILAVTDVQSSDVNAGGEGYVTMSVTNTGTDNASHFALYIEPGGYGPLTPVEGNIYIGDFAAGETITPRVKVSVSQDADATQQYPLTVFGVYKDYEGMDAMTSPVLIGVDFLGKITFDVVSEPAAAEAGDENLIHVTYKNTGAATAYQAQGRISVVDPFSSTDSNVYLGDMKPGESAEAVYRIQVDKAATIKKYSLDSEIRYTDSLNNNYVSDTVKVIVDVQPADNTGMYIIAIIGVLVVAGGGWYLLRRKQHSGRQDS
- a CDS encoding hybrid sensor histidine kinase/response regulator — encoded protein: MTFKDLNIGTQLIIGIGIIIVMAVLLGATAIIYEEILWEDTTDLYEHPLQIRRTVGALEADILSIRGGMKDLALTENEQEQEEILQEISINEADAFRQFDILYDRYLGPQSDIDTAYASFVEWNTIREETIRLWREGDIAEAVSRTKSTGVGGAQAETMMGDIQIIDNFARNKADELYQSAQQHKDDLTVQLAALLTITLLLFFVVTYILLKAVRDPILELTDVTSRYGQGDHSARIGIDSPNEVGALATAFNTLAETLQTEMQGRENAAGIAAGIAAVSLKENELQLFCRDMLIVLMEHTDSQVGVVYLLNAQKTEFTLFESIGLSASARTSFSATMHEGEFGAALASREIQHITEIPEETVFTLSTVSGDIRPKDILTIPILSETEVVAIISLANVRAYPAETIGLIDDTQGLITARLIGLLAFQKIQEFSETLEEQNRELNETSRELAFQADELREHNIELDMQKKQLDEANRAKTVFLSNMSHELRTPLNSVIALSGVLNRRLRGTIPEEEYSYIDVILRNGRHLLALINDILDIARIESGREDISLRTFPVPELVSTVVERIGPQAVEKGITLQKQVSPDLPSMTSDFGKCQHILENLVANAVKFTEEGEVTVSATVTDDEVHIAVTDTGIGIPEDRIDIIFDEFRQADERVARQYGGSGLGLSIANKYAILLSGSIAIESMPGKGSTFTLTLPLTITLPMAGTQEATTDWRVGEQGDPAHPSPAHSGVGKTILIVEDSEPAIIQIKDLLEEEGYHIRVARNGKEALEEINRELPDAMILDLMMPEVDGFTVLRMIRSGEQITRIPVLILTAKHITKEELSFLEGNGIHQLIQKGDIDRKSLLAAVERMVSEPVEQVSPKPVQSPRHEVRDRPVILIVEDNADNMMTAQALLREHYTPIGAADGQSGIDMVRKEMPDLVLLDISLPGKDGFEVCRILKQDEELRHIPVIALTARAMKGDRADILSRGFDGYLSKPVDAELLEQTIRRTLYGV
- a CDS encoding response regulator, which gives rise to MEYNDPTIVAIDDISDNLVVLKAFVLDAFPRARVFTAQNGEKGIELAREHNPDLILLDIVMPGMDGFEVCRILKQDEELRHIPVVFLTALRGDRKSRIRALDLGGEAFISKPFDDAEFIAQIRAMVKIKAANEREQDEKKYLARIVDMRTVELKEELAERRRIEQKLLDHQAELELQNKELINARQTTDKLRQEYQTLFDVAPVGYLALGPNSMILRCNHRAAELFGTTKEHLTGRHLAMFLDQATLPAFNTFIEDCCNKETNRLCEFISRSGHTLLTDPGHLHFFGQGIQSEHDSHHCIVAISDVTELHQSQDALREVNRKLHLLSNITRHDILNQVMVLAASLELIRIKKEDNSPIDEDLARCESAREAIAHLITFTRSYENLGVKKPVWQSARTVVERVQKTTTIPVTVDHSLDPIEVYADTMLESVFSNLFQNAEQHGGHISGITLSFHQKGRKGILVVEDDGIGIPDDMKEQIFERGVGEGTGLGLFFCSEILEITGISACETGIPGKGARFELHIPVGVWRNPNQVP
- a CDS encoding efflux RND transporter permease subunit, producing the protein MHTITKSIPSLYSSLAGAIYRHHRIVLAGMLILFFAGIIAATGIQFQSSSDQYLDKSTPKGILYDQYNEQFVSDTYILLIQTADPADYSLLQDLLILEEEIKRLEYVTDTNSLADVLITANGGVMPQNPQTNKDVIALLPAELRDTFIPDSQTGLLYVSIKQGISTDVSQAILPNLETLTTEADLPPGTTIDVTGATPYNVELQNDMVMSGVVLIVGALVLMMIVLFVLFSNMRHWYLPLILLTFGLVYTFAMLSLLGVKINNGAIASFPILLGLGIDYAVQFHARFDEERREGVPMERATKDTLKNTGPAVLLAMLATSMGFIAMFISPVPMIRTFAVVSIIGVVCCYLTSLFGFPALAALFGYIPKTGKPTTMMRVMTRYTHLLEGVVARVSSSAIPILIVAVVIAFAGISLDPSIPIDTDTKSMAPADLPAQIALDKVQDVRGSVTPFPLYIRGDDLKSLEAIRWIDAFSTKAVSDHAELTKADSIASLVRKQNGGVMPDNQGTLNAVLASIPDSKKDPYLEGDSEAAISFTTLILTIDEQNELKKQVMADVVWSEPPPHIEVYPTGDFDLYTNLMDMIASSKEAMTNLGFVLIFLFLILAYRKIYAITPVVPIICIVGWNAVAMILINLHYNPISACLGSMTIGVAAEYTILVMERFTEEKEQAGDPADAIRTSVEKIGSAVTVSGLVTAGGFSALMLSVFPIVSSFGLSTVIAVLFSLVGAIVIMPAVLTVMVTTEKWLRKQREIGLPDNSSGDH